Below is a window of Manduca sexta isolate Smith_Timp_Sample1 unplaced genomic scaffold, JHU_Msex_v1.0 HiC_scaffold_344, whole genome shotgun sequence DNA.
tgaaaatggaccttgaggtatcgccttaaggcacTTGCGCACGTGAAGGTTGCATATATGTTTTTCTTGATTTTCTGTAGATAATATTGCCTAATCGATATAATAACATACatctataatttatgtttatatctgtagtttttttttaaattgtcctGTCGCTCAAAAAGGCATATACTGATTATGTTCGGAAGTCATATAAGTGTGCAATGTATAGTGAGGCAATGAAGGTAAACAAGAATAATAGTAGCTATCctttttattgaattgaaaCTGTTTGGAACGATTATATTGTAGTTTTGGTAGTTCTATGAAGCGATATCGCGCGTTCGAGATACGTAATATTGTGATAGAGTTGTAGTTTCCGAATCGTCCGTTATTTCTAGATGCGTCTAGTACCTAGCGTAGGTTAGCGCGGTTTTGTTTTAATCTAGTGTTAGAGGTGCCAGTATTGTTCTATTGTTTAGTTCCTAACGTTTAGTTCTAATGTATTTTCTCATTCAAGTGGTCTTGAATATTTGTGATTTACTTTAAAGTTGCCATTGTTTTTTGTATGTACTGTATTGTGTACATTTATGATATACTTACAGTATTTGtaagtaaatactttttagtatTTTCGTATTATGCTCTTTGTATAAATTTACCAGAGCAATAAGTTTGCATTTATTTAGTTAAGTGATTTAAACATGCAAAATAAACTGAAAGTaaacaagttgttttgttttacgtccatgttttaattgaaacattcgtTTACATAAAAAAGTCGCTTTATTTGTTATCTAcagttagatataaaataaattacataataatttccatGTCTCGGCAGCGGCGTCGCGGgtacatattataatcttttctaatactttaatttaacGAGTACAAATAGATTACACAAAGTTACATTGCACAATACAactctaatttttattttcatcaaaagTCCCCAAAAGTTGAGCACTTGTaagcaattttatttacgtgAAAGAAGCTATAAGATCTACAGATATGACTACTTGACCGCAGGTGGAGCGTCAGAGTCGTGCCACCTGTGACCGCGTAGTACACATTGCTTGTTCTCCTCGCTCGACAGATGGCGCTGTTACACGTCACATTACAAGAGCCGTAACAGAGACACCCAGCGGCGATcacatataaatactaaatacaacAGATGGCACTATTTACAATATTCATGGCATAATCCATAGTCAGATTCTATGCTCTATAAGTGTTAAATTTGTGAATATTCCGAAAAAGCGGAGTTTAATAACGTTGTACTTCGCTCAAAGGGAATATTCACCAATTTGTAGGGTCAATATTTACAAAGAGATCACTTAGAGTATGTATACATTTGTTAAGTTTTACAATTAAGTTACAATAGTTCGATAAACTATAGATTTTAGGAAAAATATACGCAAAAACTTTTTTGGCAAGAAAAACAAGTCCAAATATAAGTCTGGAAATAAGTTACATTCCGTTAACAGGAATAAGAATCATGCATGTCGATAAATTGTGGTAGtttcagtaaattttataaaatgaaaaatggcAGTGTCGTGAGGTAATCGTTTGTGGTGTGAATGATAACACATTTTATCGACATCAATGTGAAACATACGGTATTTATGCTACTTATCTGTGCGTATATCGATACTTATGGGCATTATCGATTAATTCCATGTTAGTTTGAATCGATATTGTTTAGATTGATTAACTCAATGTTTTGATCGGACGAATAGTTCTTGTTGATAATCGCTTCTATAATATAATCGTACAAGTAACGTCACACTTTCTGGTATCCGCAGTAACTATCGACCTAGTTGCCTATCCAATGTGAATAAAGCCAAGTCTCAGCCGCTCGTCATCGGGCAGTATAAAATCCTACGAACAATAGTTTCATCGACGGGGCGGTTCGGACGCCACGGCCGCCATTACATTAGTCTTACAAGCTATTTACGTATATCTGCGCGTCACGCGTTCGTTACAACTAGGACTAGACAACGCGCGACGCCGCCCTCACTGCAGCGTCCGACACCGACTCACGCGCGACACTTCACATGGCACAACACTCGCGGACACTCGCCGCACTGTTCAACGCGACTACACCGGCCCGTAGTCCGACAGCGGCTGTCCGGAGCGGGCGGAGGGCGCGGAGGCGGCGCAGGGCGCGGACACGGCGGCCGGCGCCGACGCCACCgtgggcgcgggcggcggcgcgtgcggcgcggcgggggcggcggggcggcggggcggcgggcgcggcgggcggcgccgcgGGCGCGCGTCACACGCAGCCCTTCACGAGCGCGCGCTGCGCCGGCGCCTCGCGCCCGCCGCGCCACACGCGCCGCCACGAATCCAGCGTCTTGCCCGACCAGATCCACACGCCCGACGTGATGCCCACCGCCAGCGCCATGAAGTACTTGAGCATCAGCGCCGAGTACATGGGCCGGTCGCCGCACGCCGGCCCGCACGCCACGCGCCGCATCCACGACTCGTACCCGCCCGCCTCGTACGCGAGGCACCCGATCAGCACGCCCGCCGGCACCGCGTACAGCACGCTGAACACGCCGATGCGGATCATCAGTTTCTCGAGCTTGTCGGCCTTGGAGCCGGCGCCGATCCCGCCCTGCCGCTTGATTACCGACCGAATGCGAAACAGCGACACGAACCCGGCGAGCAGGAACGTCGCGCCGAGGGCGAAGTACACGATCAGCGGCGCCAACACATATTTCTTGAGGTTCTCAGGGGACGAGTTGCCGACGTAACAGATGCCAGCGACCGGGTCACCGTCGACGGCACCGGCGAGCAGCACGGCCACAGTCTTTGCGGCGGGAATTAGCCAGGCGGCAAGATGATAGTACTGCGCGTGTCCGGCGATTGCCTCGTTGCCCCACTTTAGTCCTGCAGCAAGGAACCACGCAAACGACAGCACCACCCACCAGATCGATGATGCCATGCCAAAGAAGTAGACCAGGATAAAGACGAGCGTGCAAGCGCTGGGTCCGTTGGCTGTAGTCTTGAGTAATGCACCATCACAAGCGACTTCGTCGTGGCCGAGTGCCAATCGCGCCAGATAACCGAGTGCCACCATAAAGTAACAAGCGGAGAGATACACGATAGGTCGCTCAGGATATTTAAACCGCTGCGAGTCTATGAGGAAGGTGGTGAGCGTCATGAGCGTGGAGGCGGCGCAGAGGCCGCTCCAGAGCGCGACCCACACGGCGGCGAAGTCCTTCTCCTCTCGCGTGAAGAACGCGCCGCGGCACGGCGGAGCGCAGCCGGCCACGCCGCCGCTGGTGGCGCTCGCGTTGTGTAGCGTTCGCACGCTGACCAGGGGGGGTCGACACGCGCATGCGCATTCGCTTTCGCCCGGGCTTGCAGCCGGGCCGCCTTCGCAGTTTTTTGGATCCTTACAGTTGTTTTTATGAGGTTTCCTTGGTGGTGGTTTGGGCGGTTCGGGCTCTTGTGCTCTGTCGTTCTCCTCCATGCAGAGGTTCTCGGGGTCTCCGGGCGCGGGAGTTTCTCGCAGGCCATGCGCTCGGGCCACTGGAAGCCGTACTTCTGCATGAGCGGCGCGCAGCCGGCGCGCCCGCTCGCACACACACGCTGCGGCACGCCGGCAGCGGCTTCGTGTAGTCCTCGATACAGATCGGCGTGTACACCGAGCACAGGAAGAACTTCAGATCCGctgaacattttatttcaacgaGGGGCCAATACTGGTGAACCTAGAAAGTaagataattttcatttataatatcgccgcaaaaacataatattttatgttagattATGCTTAAAGTATAGCCCTGGTGGCCCTGGAATAGGCAAGTCGCAGAGTTACGATTACCGCTCAGTGCTCACCATCAGCTGAGTTGGAGCTGTCAGCTCTGTTCACAAGACCGTAATAATTTGCCATCAATGGACTTAACTGCTTATTAATGATCTAAATCTAACTACACGGACAGTATCCTTTTCATACGCCTAGTCTATTAGTTTTGTCTGACAACGTACCTCAAGGCCGGCCTCCTCCTGCGTGTCATGGTCGAGCGCATTAGGGAAGGAGGTGAGGTTGTAGCCGATGCCGCGGCACATGGGGATGCTGATCTCCTGGCAGCGCGGCTGCAGCGCCGCCGCACACGCCAGCACGCCCAGCGCCAACACCTGCCGCACGAGCCGCATCGTGCCGGGAATGATTACGCAGATAACCGCATCTGTACACAATACAAAGTTCTACATTAACATTGAACAATTGTAGCTagatcaaaatttaaaacaaacttcaTTCAAGAAGATACCGGCTGtgtacaataaaacaaagttacGGCCGCAGTAAGGTCAAAAGCTAATTGCACTTTAAGTAACCAATTTCATAGTCTTGATTCAATCAACAGGTGGTCACTTTTCTCATCTAAGTGATTCTCATTTCTGCCTATCCTTCTAAGCGCAAGCGTGACGTACGTGGGCGTGTGTTGCCATCGTTCACGACAACGCATGTTATCATCCGGTTTATCGCTGGACAATCTGTTCGGTTATCACCGATACAGGACTAGATTACACCTGAATAGAACGCGGAATTTAGTTTATAGCAACCACGTGTTACACGATAAACATATCATTCAATAATAAGATGCGAGTTAATTTATGGTTTAGGATACTGGACAATCGATATGTTTTGTATTCGACCGGATAGCGATCGTACTTTGGTTATAACCTGCCAGTGTTCCGTCGAATTGCGTTTCGGGGTCAGTTTGGGTTTTGTTACCGCTCCCTTTGTGAATAGACAGTAACTAGTTTGTATTTTGGTAACAACGTTTAACGGCAATAATGCGTCACTATAATAGTTATtatcttttattgttattgttgtcatttatttcgtttttattagaAGGATAcatcaattacaataatttagttattaataatatataactacaggaaaatattaaataaatcaataatgtacttaatttaCATGAAATATACGGTATCATGAGTTATTTTCACCATAGTGCAAATATTCATATTGGATCACGTTCCAACCAGCCGGAAAAACGTCAAACGTCAACGTCATTTGTATTGTTAGTTAGACGATTATATTGGCTTTTAAAAAACAGGAAATCTCTTTATATTGCTTAATTCCTATAGAACTGTGTTCTGTATATTTCTAGTGGTGTCGATCACTAACATTTGGGAAAACATCAATTTAATACgctaacaagaaaaaaaaaaataacaccccAGTCAATAATCAATCCCTTTCGTTTATCTTCCCCCATTAACAAAAGTCTCCGACATTAAGACATTCAGCTATAGTACCTCAGAAATCTGCAGTCTCTAACAACGTGATATTGACGGAATAGCTTCATAATCAAGCTCGTCGCCAGTAATTAAAGACGAAGAAGAAgtagattatattgttaaatgtaaGTGTTGACCAAGTGCTGTAAACttccaataaatttataaataaatatgcaactATGTAAACTATGTGTGAACTCCACagctaatatataaaatctaaaacaatattGCATATAATACCTCTGCCGTCCTACACTAAACGTCTTATTAGATAAATCTGCAACAAGTCGTGCCATAACTTAGTAAGAAGAGCCGAGTTTGAACCCCGGCTAATGTCTCATTTAGTGGTTCTAGCGTCCCTCCGGGATTCCTGGGACACCTTAAGCCGACCCGGACGTTACCTAATGGTAACTGTCGTTGGCTGAGAGTTTGTGGAGTAGAAACCgtgtcaaaatattattcaaatagatATCAGAGTAGTTATGTTGTAGACAATGTGTACAGCATGTATGGGTGGCTCGGGGCAGTAGAATTGTGTAAGAAAATGGCAGTTTTGCATATGTGCATTGTAGAGCCGGTGATATTCTCGATGGGGACATCGGGAATACTCCTTCATGCTAA
It encodes the following:
- the LOC115452008 gene encoding LOW QUALITY PROTEIN: frizzled-2 (The sequence of the model RefSeq protein was modified relative to this genomic sequence to represent the inferred CDS: inserted 1 base in 1 codon; deleted 2 bases in 1 codon) codes for the protein MRLVRQVLALGVLACAAALQPRCQEISIPMCRGIGYNLTSFPNALDHDTQEEAGLEVHQYWPLVEIKCSADLKFFLCSVYTPICIEDYTKPLPACRSVCVRARAGCAPLMQKYGFQWPERMACEKLPRXGDPENLCMEENDRAQEPEPPKPPPRKPHKNNCKDPKNCEGGPAASPGESECACACRPPLVSVRTLHNASATSGGVAGCAPPCRGAFFTREEKDFAAVWVALWSGLCAASTLMTLTTFLIDSQRFKYPERPIVYLSACYFMVALGYLARLALGHDEVACDGALLKTTANGPSACTLVFILVYFFGMASSIWWVVLSFAWFLAAGLKWGNEAIAGHAQYYHLAAWLIPAAKTVAVLLAGAVDGDPVAGICYVGNSSPENLKKYVLAPLIVYFALGATFLLAGFVSLFRIRSVIKRQGGIGAGSKADKLEKLMIRIGVFSVLYAVPAGVLIGCLAYEAGGYESWMRRVACGPACGDRPMYSALMLKYFMALAVGITSGVWIWSGKTLDSWRRVWRGGREAPAQRALVKGCV